In Cololabis saira isolate AMF1-May2022 chromosome 10, fColSai1.1, whole genome shotgun sequence, a single window of DNA contains:
- the opn4.1 gene encoding melanopsin-like, which yields MASLCSLSENCSDPQHLIRTSKLVDLPGPAPTGSLRLQQPLLPVVDVPDHAHYILGSVILLVGVTGMLGNALVIYVFCRSQTLRSPSNLLVVNLAAADLLMSLTQSPAFFVASLHRRWVFGERACELYAFCGALFGITSMMTLTTIAADRCLAITRPLVAPGGVSRRRVCAAAVAAWLYSLGWSLPPFFGWSAYVPEGLQTSCSWDYMSFTTAVRAYTILLFTFVFFIPLLIIAGCYLAIFRAVRQAGKEVERLSCGETNKAYERLRTEWRMAKVALGVILLFVVSWSPYSIVALTATAGYAHLLTPYMNSVPAVIAKASAIHNPIIYAITHPKYRAAIGRHFPLLRGVLRLREKDLHSSFSSSAASSRRTTLTSSPGARFSTGLRAEGHWGRSRLSSASDTESCWTESEADGSSAGSTAFNRQLSSELPAEPSSAPQRQQRGLTGAMIDSDSPEGGVAMEAKPLLPLT from the coding sequence ATGGCGTCTCTCTGCTCCCTGTCGGAGAACTGCTCAGACCCCCAGCACCTGATCCGGACATCAAAACTAGTGGACCtgcctggccccgcccccacaGGCAGCCTCCGCTTGCAGCAGCCCCTGCTGCCCGTCGTGGACGTCCCTGATCATGCCCACTACATCCTGGGCTCTGTGATCCTGCTGGTGGGGGTGACGGGCATGCTGGGAAACGCCCTGGTCATCTACGTGTTCTGCCGCAGCCAGACTCTGCGGTCTCCCAGCAACCTGCTTGTGGTAAACCTGGCAGCAGCCGACCTCCTGATGTCACTGACGCAGTCACCGGCGTTCTTTGTGGCCAGCCTGCACCGCCGCTGGGTGTTCGGGGAGCGGGCCTGCGAGCTCTACGCCTTCTGTGGCGCCCTGTTCGGCATTACATCCATGATGACATTGACCACCATCGCGGCAGACCGATGCCTGGCCATCACGCGGCCTCTGGTAGCCCCGGGCGGAGTCAGCCGGAGGCGGGTGTGCGCGGCAGCAGTGGCGGCGTGGCTGTACTCACTGGGCTGGAGCCTGCCACCATTCTTTGGCTGGAGCGCCTACGTCCCTGAGGGCCTGCAGACGTCCTGCAGCTGGGACTACATGAGCTTCACCACCGCCGTCCGCGCCTACACCATCCTGCTCTTCACCTTTGTCTTCTTCATCCCGCTGCTGATCATTGCCGGCTGCTACCTCGCCATCTTTAGGGCAGTGCGGCAGGCGGGGAAGGAGGTGGAGCGGCTCAGCTGCGGGGAAACCAACAAGGCGTACGAGCGGCTGCGCACCGAGTGGCGAATGGCCAAAGTCGCCCTGGGAGTCATTCTGCTCTTCGTGGTGTCCTGGTCACCATACTCCATTGTTGCCTTGACGGCCACTGCTGGCTACGCCCACCTTCTGACACCATACATGAACTCAGTCCCCGCTGTCATCGCCAAGGCCTCTGCCATTCACAACCCCATCATCTATGCCATCACACACCCAAAGTACCGCGCCGCCATCGGCCGCCACTTCCCACTACTGCGTGGCGTGTTACGCCTCCGGGAAAAGGACCTGCACTCCTCTTTCAGCTCCAGCGCTGCTTCGTCCCGCCGTACCACACTAACCAGCTCCCCGGGAGCCCGGTTCAGCACAGGCCTCCGGGCTGAGGGCCACTGGGGGAGGAGCCGGCTGTCCTCAGCTTCAGACACAGAGTCCTGCTGGACAGAGAGCGAAGCCGATGGGTCCAGTGCCGGGTCCACAGCCTTCAACCGGCAGCTGTCCTCAGAGCTACCTGCTGAGCCGAGCTCCGCCCCCCAGCGCCAGCAGAGGGGGCTGACTGGAGCGATGATAGACAGTGACTCACCTGAAGGGGGTGTTGCAATGGAGGCTAAGCCTCTGCTACCTCTCACGTAG
- the klhl18 gene encoding kelch-like protein 18: protein MGDVVVEELEDLVHFSVLDLPARGYGVMEEIRRQGRLCDVTLKVGDHKFSAHRIVLAASIPYFHAMFTNDMVECKQDEILMQGMDPSALEALINFAYSGHVAIDQQNVQALLIGSSFLQLQNVKDACCSFLQERLHPKNCLGVRQFAETMMCTTLYDSANSFLHQHFVEVSLSEEFLGLRTEEVLELVGCDELNVKAEEQVFEAVLTWVYHDRDRREAMLPELLGRIRLPLCRPQFLSDRVQQDEVIRCCHKCRDLVDEAKDFHLMPERRPGLPAFKTRLRCCTSITGLIYAVGGLNSSGDSLNVVEVFDPVGNFWERCQPMRTARSRVGVAVVNGLLYAIGGYDGQSRLSTVEVYNPETDTWTQVSSMNSQRSAMGTVVIDGHIYVCGGYDGKSSLNSVECYSPETDRWTVVTEMSASRSAAGVTVFDGRIFVSGGHDGLQIFNTVEYYNHHTNLWHPAPAMLNKRCRHGAAALGSHMYVAGGYDGSGFLSGAEVFSSASGQWSLLVAMNTRRSRVSLVSTAGRLYAVGGYDGQSNLSSVEMYNPDTNRWTFMAPMVSHEGGVGVGCIPLQPA from the exons GTCGGGGACCACAAGTTCAGCGCTCACCGGATCGTCCTGGCGGCCTCCATCCCGTATTTTCACGCCATGTTCACCAACGACATGGTGGAGTGTAAACAGGACGAGATCCTGATGCAGGGCATGGACCCCAG TGCTCTGGAGGCTCTCATCAACTTCGCCTACAGCGGCCACGTGGCCATCGACCAACAGAACGTCCAGGCTCTCCTGATTGGCTCGAGcttcctgcagctgcagaacgTCAAAGACGCCTGCTGCTCCTTCCTGCAGGAGAG gttgcatccaaagaactgcCTGGGTGTGCGACAGTTTGCAGAGACGATGATGTGCACGACGTTATACGACTCTGCCAACAGCTTCCTCCACCAGCACTTCGTGGAGGTCTCCCTGTCGGAGGAGTTCCTGGGTCTGAGGACGGAGGAGGTTCTGGAGCTGGTGGGCTGTGATGAGCTCAACGTGAAGGCGGAGGAGCAG GTGTTTGAGGCGGTGCTCACCTGGGTGTACCATGACCGGGACCGGAGGGAGGCCatgctgccggagctgctgggGAGAATCCGCCTCCCTCTGTGTCGGCCGCAGTTCCTGTCAGACCGAGTCCAGCAGGACGAAGTGATCCGCTGCTGCCACAAGTGCAG GGATTTGGTGGACGAAGCCAAAGACTTCCACCTGATGCCGGAGCGGCGTCCTGGTCTCCCCGCCTTCAAGACCCGGCTGAGGTGCTGCACGTCCATCACTGGACTAATCTACGCCGTGGGGGGGCTGAACAGCTCAG GCGACTCCTTAAACGTGGTCGAGGTCTTCGATCCCGTGGGGAACTTCTGGGAGCGTTGTCAGCCGATGAGGACGGCCCGCAGCCGAGTGGGCGTGGCCGTCGTTAACGGGCTGCTATACGCCATCGGTGGATACGACGGCCAATCGCGGCTAAGCACGGTGGAGGTGTACAACCCCGAGACGGACACCTGGACGCAGGTGTCCAGCATGAACAGCCAGCGCAG CGCCATGGGAACAGTTGTGATTGACGGACACATCTACGTGTGCGGCGGCTACGATGGGAAGTCCTCCCTGAACTCAGTGGAGTGCTACTCTCCGGAGACCGACAG GTGGACAGTGGTGACAGAGATGAGTGCGAGCCGTAGCGCGGCTGGCGTGACGGTGTTCGACGGGCGGATCTTCGTCTCTGGCGGCCACGACGGTCTGCAGATCTTCAACACG GTGGAGTACTACAACCATCACACCAACCTCTGGCACCCGGCGCCGGCGATGCTCAACAAGCGGTGTCGGCACGGCGCGGCGGCGCTGGGAAGCCACATGTACGTGGCGGGTGGCTACGACGGCTCGGGCTTCCTCAGCGGCGCCGAGGTGTTCAGCTCGGCGTCGGGGCAGTGGAGCCTCCTGGTGGCCATGAACACGCGGCGCAGCCGGGTGTCGCTGGTCTCCACGGCGGGCCGCCTGTACGCGGTGGGCGGGTACGACGGGCAGTCCAACCTCAGCTCCGTGGAGATGTACAACCCCGACACCAACCGCTGGACGTTCATGGCCCCCATGGTGAGTCACGAGGGCGGGGTGGGCGTGGGCTGCATCCCGCTGCAGCCCGCCTAA